The Aspergillus chevalieri M1 DNA, chromosome 5, nearly complete sequence genome includes a region encoding these proteins:
- a CDS encoding uncharacterized protein (SECRETED:SignalP(1-19)) — MKISSTVVGALLAAGSVSGAKLQVYKDKNYKNTCGTFTTSGWHKFNCLARSYHYLSDWNQVCVLFCRDNIFMGYRCQDTDQPDTEFSFNRINIYVGRRPSC, encoded by the exons ATGAAGATTTCCTCTACTGTTGTCGGTGCCCTCCTTGCCGCGGGCTCAGTCTCTGGTGCCAAGCTTCAAGTCTACAAGGATAAGAACTACAAAAACACCTGCGGGACCTTT ACCACCAG CGGCTGGCACAAATTCAACTGTCTGGCTAGGTCATACCATTACCTCTCGGACTGGAATCAAGTCTGCGTGTTGTTCTGCCGCGACAACATT TTTATGGGCTACAGATGCCAAGACACTGATCAGCCGGACACCGAGTTCAGCTTCAACAGGATCAATATCTATGTTGGCAGGCGGCCGAGCTGTTAA
- a CDS encoding uncharacterized protein (COG:I;~EggNog:ENOG410PQ09;~InterPro:IPR003140,IPR029058;~PFAM:PF02230,PF12697;~go_function: GO:0016787 - hydrolase activity [Evidence IEA]), with the protein MPTKPPHPSDFPSHLTITITPPQSPTSSSSQPTPNILLLLHGLGDSAPSFTQLARALNLPETTILTLQAPHPLPFDLPGFHWGDDVTFDNAGGLDMDAGFGRVMKTITEDVVRGVLVGKCGYRLREILLLGLGQGGMLGLSAAKELGLSATGEDKWLSGVISVGAPYPLSGSTVVAAKNRTPVLLVSGRDSPAVTDSAVSRTRQVFDFVEVHRYARKGDTMPRNRDEMLPVMQFFARRLRSRQGVPEGSVELT; encoded by the coding sequence ATGCCCACCAAACCCCCCCACCCCTCCGACTTCCCCTCCCACCTCACCATCACAATCACCCCTCCCCAATCCCccacatcctcttcttcacaacCAACACCTAacattctccttctcctccacgGCCTTGGAGACTCCGCCCCCTCCTTCACACAACTAGCCCGCGCCCTCAACCTCCCCGAAACCACCATCCTGACCCTCCAAGCCCCGCACCCGCTCCCCTTCGACCTACCCGGCTTCCACTGGGGTGACGACGTGACGTTCGATAATGCCGGCGGCCTAGATATGGACGCTGGGTTCGGCAGGGTGATGAAGACGATTACGGAGGATGTGGTGAGGGGGGTTCTTGTGGGGAAGTGCGGGTATCGGTTGCGGGAGATATTActgcttgggcttgggcagGGTGGGATGCTTGGGTTGAGTGCTGCTAAGGAGTTGGGTTTGTCTGCGACGGGGGAGGATAAGTGGTTATCGGGGGTGATTTCGGTGGGTGCGCCGTATCCGTTGTCTGGGAGTACGGTGGTCGCGGCGAAGAATCGGACGCCGGTGTTGTTGGTTTCGGGGAGGGATTCGCCGGCTGTGACGGATAGTGCTGTGTCGCGTACGAGGCAGGTGTTTGACTTTGTGGAGGTACACCGGTATGCGAGGAAGGGTGATACGATGCCGCGGAATCGCGATGAGATGTTGCCCGTTATGCAGTTTTTTGCCCGGAGGTTGCGCAGTAGGCAGGGTGTTCCTGAGGGAAGTGTGGAGTTGACTTGA
- a CDS encoding uncharacterized protein (COG:S;~EggNog:ENOG410PHMW), with the protein MPPNLRGSLPRSLSRPLDSGGVFYCPSCSTWRRTISTRRKTYRPGTSTSTSGIIPRGRDGDLNAQRQTFTTSSAINAGKNVPPRFKELYAALNRVGDVATDRVNLSRLQLALRGLESEEPLVRVAVLGLNDTNAARRLVRLLLSDPLSSREDWEDMLEGYEADTSRGLLIRYGEECQSIPNNLLPTISIPSQLLKKANMEILVSSLGAEVADSSAAQFTADTFLVPTVTIRTSHSGRHNVVRYPVHKSIVCGSGVEDLVSYSGLIARSDLKRETKSVYGAIEMEVSDKEKRNDRFAFVDIEQAEEALNKFRESVQNASLYERGWNSSGVQPVVDWLASMRESGESLDPSLKTLILSLLDAAEEGVLAKEAQKAQEQVEAGVSEEVRTQLGRSVDMWAERAHSELRSSLEKGFASKRWRGLAWWRLFLRVDDVSMLTSEILERRYLQGAEKEVIWTAGRLQQAGLMDNLEPSEPTELKEEQQALVEQTTSPVPWPVQISTSRTRLLNTTVPALQALAQRLVLFSMSTTTLTSALSGLTYLSFPTASVYETYTMAAVGLVYSLRRQQTKWERAREFWEDEVREEGRTVLRSTEEQLRTLVQEGGRPAIEGTEDEARESIEQARKAVEDMDVKSTEP; encoded by the exons ATGCCACCAAATCTGCGCGGCTCATTGCCGAGATCCCTGTCGCGTCCCCTGGACAGCGGGGGAGTCTTCTACTGCCCGTCCTGCTCAACCTGGCGACGAACCATCTCAACGCGTCGGAAAACGTACCGCCCCGGAACGAGCACGAGCACGAGCGGCATTATCCCGCGAGGTCGAGACGGAGACTTGAATGCTCAACGACAAACATTTACCACGTCGTCTGCGATTAATGCGGGCAAGAATGTACCGCCGCGGTTTAAGGAATTGTATGCGGCATTGAATCGGGTTGGGGATGTTGCGACGGATCGGGTGAATCTGAGTCGGTTGCAATTGGCCCTGAGGGGACTGGAGTCGGAGGAGCCGCTTGTACGTGTTGCTG TGCTCGGATTGAACGATACGAATGCCGCGCGCAGGCTTGTCCGGTTGTTGCTTTCCGATCCGCTGTCGTCTAGGGAGGATTGGGAGGACATGCTTGAGGGATATGAAGCTGATACTTCGCGTGGATTGTTGATACG ATACGGCGAAGAATGCCAGTCCATCCCGAACAACCTCCTCCCCACAATCTCCATTCCCTCACAACTGTTGAAGAAAGCCAACATGGAGATTCTGGTTTCTAGTCTAGGTGCAGAAGTGGCGGACTCATCAGCAGCCCAGTTCACAGCAGACACGTTCCTCGTCCCGACAGTGACCATCCGCACCTCGCATTCCGGTCGACACAATGTCGTGCGCTACCCGGTTCACAAGAGCATCGTGTGCGGAAGTGGAGTGGAAGATCTAGTTTCATACAGTGGCCTGATTGCGCGGTCTGATTTGAAGCGGGAAACGAAGTCTGTCTACGGAGCGATTGAGATGGAAGTTTCggacaaagaaaagaggaatgaCCGGTTTGCTTTTGTGGACATCGAACAGGCCGAGGAGGCATTGAACAAATTCCGCGAGTCTGTGCAGAATGCGTCTCTCTACGAGCGTGGGTGGAATAGCAGTGGTGTGCAGCCAGTCGTGGACTGGTTGGCGTCCATGCGGGAAAGTGGAGAGAGTCTGGATCCGTCATTGAAGACGCTGATTCTGTCTTTGCTGGATGCCGCGGAAGAAGGGGTTCTGGCCAAGGAAGCTCAAAAGGCTCAGGAGCAAGTAGAAGCGGGTGTCTCCGAGGAAGTCCGGACGCAGCTGGGCCGGTCTGTGGATATGTGGGCGGAGCGAGCGCATTCGGAACTCCGGAGCTCTCTCGAAAAAGGCTTCGCTAGTAAGCGGTGGAGAGGCCTGGCGTGGTGGAGGCTGTTTTTGCGCGTGGATGATGTGAGCATGCTCACGTCTGAAATCCTAGAGAGACGATATCTGCAGGGAGCTGAGAAGGAGGTCATTTGGACGGCGGGCCGGCTCCAGCAGGCGGGCCTGATGGACAACCTGGAACCTTCTGAACCAACAGAGCTGAAAGAAGAACAGCAAGCACTCGTGGAACAGACGACTTCGCCCGTGCCCTGGCCGGTACAGATCTCCACTAGCCGCACGCGACTACTCAATACAACGGTACCGGCCCTGCAGGCGCTGGCGCAAAGGTTGGTGCTGTTCAGCATGTCAACGACGACGCTGACGTCTGCGCTGTCGGGACTGACCTATCTCTCGTTTCCTACGGCGTCAGTCTACGAGACGTACACGATGGCAGCGGTGGGATTGGTGTACTCGCTGCGCCGGCAACAGACCAAGTGGGAGCGCGCGCGCGAGTTCTGGGAGGACGAAGTCCGAGAAGAAGGCCGGACGGTTCTTCGATCAACCGAGGAGCAGTTGCGAACATTGGTGCAGGAAGGCGGTCGACCTGCCATCGAGGGCACTGAAGATGAAGCGCGCGAGAGCATTGAGCAGGCGCGGAAGGCCGTGGAGGATATGGATGTCAAATCTACAGAACCCTAG
- the CNA1 gene encoding serine/threonine-protein phosphatase 2B catalytic subunit (COG:T;~EggNog:ENOG410PGAU;~InterPro:IPR029052,IPR006186,IPR004843,IPR041751, IPR043360;~PFAM:PF00149;~go_function: GO:0016787 - hydrolase activity [Evidence IEA];~go_function: GO:0033192 - calmodulin-dependent protein phosphatase activity [Evidence IEA];~go_process: GO:0097720 - calcineurin-mediated signaling [Evidence IEA]), whose amino-acid sequence MDRNLARAVTDKKPVPEIDFTLHTMEDGTQVSTQERVVKEVQAPALNIPLEESFWSPEDPSKPNLQFLRQHFYREGRLSEEQALWIIKKGTEVLRSEPNLLEMDAPITVCGDVHGQYYDLMKLFEVGGDPSETRYLFLGDYVDRGYFSIECVLYLWALKIWYPNTLWLLRGNHECRHLTDYFTFKLECKHKYSEEIYEACIESFCSLPLAAVMNKQFLCIHGGLSPELHTLEDIKAIDRFREPPTHGLMCDILWADPLEEFGQEKTGEFFVHNSVRGCSYFFSYPAACAFLEKNNLLSIIRAHEAQDAGYRMYRKTRTTGFPSVMTIFSAPNYLDVYNNKAAVLKYENNVMNIRQFNCTPHPYWLPNFMDVFTWSLPFVGEKITDMLIAILNTCSKEELEDETPTSASGPASPPLPMDIDSSEFKRRAIKNKILAIGRLSRFFQVLREESEKVTELKTAAGGRLPAGTLMLGAEGIKQAINNFDDARKVDLQNERLPPTKEEVYRRSEEERMSALQRAQQEADNDAGLATVARRISMSAGSGKSRRQRDESREA is encoded by the exons ATGGACCGGAATTTGGCGCGAGCGGTGACGGACAAGAAACCGGTCCCGGAGATCGATTTCACGCTACATACTATGGAAGATGGCACTCAGGTGTCCACCCAGGAAAGAGTAGTCAAAG AGGTGCAAGCACCCGCCCTAAACATCCCCTTGGAAGAGTCGTTCTGGTCTCCTGAAGACCCCTCGAAGCCGAACCTGCAGTTCCTTAGACAGCACTTTTATCGGGAAGGTCGTCTTTCAGAAGAACAAGCGCTATGGATCATAAAGAAAGGTACAGAGGTTCTGAGGTCGGAGCCGAACCTGCTGGAGATGGATGCACCCATCACGGTGTGCGGTGACGTCCACGGTCAATACTACGATTTGATGAAATTGTTCGAAGTCGGTGGCGATCCGTCCGAAACACGATACTTGTTCCTGGGTGATTATGTCGACAGAGGTTATTTCAGCATTGAG TGCGTTCTGTACCTCTGGGCTCTGAAGATCTGGTATCCCAACACACTCTGGCTCCTGCGAGGCAACCACGAGTGCAGACATCTTACAGATTATTTCACCTTCAAGCTCGAATGCAAGCACAAGTACAGCGAGGAGATCTACGAGGCTTGTATCGAATCCTTCTGCTCGTTGCCGCTGGCGGCGGTCATGAACAAGCAGTTCTTGTGTATTCATGGAGGCCTTAGTCCTGAATTGCATACTctggaagatatcaaggcg ATTGATCGCTTTAGGGAACCTCCGACCCACGGCCTGATGTGCGATATCCTTTGGGCTGATCCTTTGGAAGAATTCGGGCAGGAAAAGACCGGCGAATTTTTCGTCCATAACAGCGTTCGCGGCTGCTCGTACTTCTTCTCCTACCCTGCTGCATGCGCTTTCCTCGAGAAGAACAACTTGCTGTCGATTATCCGGGCACATGAGGCTCAAGATGCCGGGTACCGCATGTACCGCAAGACGCGCACGACCGGATTCCCCAGTGTGATGACCATCTTTAGCGCACCGAACTACCTGGACGTATACAACAACAAGGCCGCCGTGCTGAAGTACGAGAACAACGTTATGAACATTCGCCAATTCAACTGTACACCCCACCCGTACTGGTTGCCCAACTTCATGGACGTCTTTACCTGGTCGCTTCCCTTCGTTGGTGAAAAGATTACCGACATGCTTATCGCTATCCTCAACACTTGCTCCAAAGAGGAACTCGAAGACGAGACACCAACATCCGCCTCTGGTCCCGCGTCGCCACCGCTTCCAATGGACATCGACAGCAGCGAGTTCAAGCGCCGGGCTATCAAGAACAAGATTCTTGCCATTGGTCGACTGTCTCGTTTCTTCCAGGTGTTGCGAGAAGAGTCGGAGAAGGTCACTGAACTCAAGACCGCTGCTGGAGGTCGTCTTCCCGCGGGTACTCTGATGCTCGGAGCAGAGGGAATTAAGCAGGCTATCAACAACTTCGACGATGCTCGGAAGGTTGACCTGCAAAATGAACGTTTGCCCCCGACCAAGGAAGAGGTTTACCGGAGGAGCGAGGAAGAAAGAATGTCGGCTCTCCAGCGTGCTCAACAGGAGGCTGATAATGATGCCGGGCTGGCAACTGTCGCTCGACGTATCAGCAT GTCTGCTGGATCAGGTAAGAGTCGCCGGCAACGGGACGAGTCTCGGGAAGCCTGA
- a CDS encoding uncharacterized protein (COG:S;~EggNog:ENOG410PPUK), whose amino-acid sequence MYESYRPHPFLAQVPLTVSPFINLPTAITLPYTYKSVPSTLPPSVTGDPGNPDAKTRYIVSASGEHAAHPDEILAACQSLEQHLKKTRSDADDAIKQWEESIRQRDLAEKRRVAPGWLDREEKLLQPSRASFASPSGEQSLLDSTSADQSAATLPSMKPRDEGEELDQAFGRMGVK is encoded by the exons ATGTACGAATCTTATA GACCGCATCCCTTTCTAGCCCAAGTCCCTTTGACCGTCTCCCCGTTTATCAATCTGCCCACCGCGATAACACTTCCCTACACATACAAATCCGTCCCCTCCACGCTACCACCCTCCGTCACGGGTGATCCCGGGAACCCCGATGCCAAAACCCGCTATATTGTATCAGCCAGTGGTGAGCACGCAGCGCATCCAGATGAAATTCTAGCGGCGTGTCAGTCACTCGAGCAACATCTGAAGAAGACCCGGAGTGACGCAGACGACGCCATCAAGCAATGGGAAGAGTCTATTCGCCAGCGGGATTTAGCTGAGAAGAGACGAGTGGCTCCGGGATGGTTGGACCGGGAAGAGAAGCTACTTCAACCGAGTAGAGCAAGTTTCGCCTCGCCATCTGGTGAACAGAGTCTGTTGGACAGCACGTCTGCTGATCAAAGTGCTGCCACTCTCCCGTCGATGAAGCCACGCGATGAAGGTGAAGAGCTGGACCAAGCGTTCGGCAGAATGGGTGTCAAATGA
- a CDS encoding Voldacs domain-containing protein (COG:S;~EggNog:ENOG410PRAA;~InterPro:IPR039924,IPR011993;~PFAM:PF03517), protein MEPLTTPPEASSFVLLADHQSRTPASFHSGPPVLHYHSKACKLVISERDLLSVPVLNAIRGDATSNGNAENGNAEGEGEEVVIDGVDVWVTSDKFLLYTSTTSTGVSIPYPSISLHAIQRLKLPTSPSDEVQGLYMQIATPTPTGPSADDEEECITLTIVPPTAPDSLGGTSTNETATLTAAERATEDQTTGPGANDQSATQMLYGAVSACSNLHPDPVLPGDEEDEGEEWDGEGDEAVQQIGLPPAMPGSSGWITAENMHEYFDEEGNWIAGGQEPMLPLGPGAGTVRPRDEENGVSGQEGEGENDEAKWQRTD, encoded by the exons ATGGAACCCCTCACCACACCCCCGGAAGCCTCCTCCTTCGTCCTCCTCGCCGACCACCAGTCGCGCACCCCCGCGTCCTTCCACTCCGGTCCCCCAGTCCTCCACTACCACAGCAAGGCCTGCAAACTCGTCATCTCCGAGCGCGATCTGCTCTCTGTTCCGGTGTTGAATGCTATTCGTGGCGACGCTACTTCTAACGGAAACGCTGAAAATGGCAACGCTGAaggtgaaggagaagaggTCGTGATCGACGGTGTTGATGTCTGGGTTACTTCTGA TAAATTCCTCCTCTACACCTCCACCACTTCCACCGGGGTCTCAATCCCCTACCCCTCCATCTCACTGCACGCCATCCAACGCCTAAAACTCCCTACCTCGCCGTCCGACGAAGTCCAAGGCCTGTACATGCAAATCGCAACCCCCACACCAACCGGTCCCTCCgcagacgacgaagaagaatgcATCACCCTCACCATCGTACCACCCACAGCACCAGATTCCTTGGGCGGGACGTCGACAAATGAAACCGCAACGCTCACAGCCGCTGAACGCGCGACGGAGGATCAGACGACAGGACCCGGTGCAAATGATCAGTCAGCGACGCAGATGCTCTACGGGGCTGTGTCTGCTTGTTCGAATTTACATCCCGATCCTGTTCTTCctggtgatgaggaggatgaaggtGAAGAATGGGATGGGGAGGGTGACGAGGCGGTGCAGCAAATTGGTCTCCCGCCTGCTATGCCGGGAAGTTCAGGGTGGATTACGGCGGAGAATATGCATGAGTAttttgatgaggaggggaatTGGATCGCTGGTGGGCAGGAGCCGATGTTGCCTTTGGGGCCTGGTGCTGGGACGGTGAGGCCGAGGGATGAGGAGAATGGGGTTAGCGGgcaggagggggagggggagaatGACGAGGCTAAATGGCAGAGGACTGATTAA
- a CDS encoding uncharacterized protein (COG:S;~EggNog:ENOG410PZ6D) gives MAVANARNGRYARGLQNFPAETVTELSPEEGTVLGQYGQLPYGSPAEWALMHSRERLVKSTDPETSSILSEKPRSLRQSLSRSRSKRWSKGGFRRPPRRSSLAHVGENFEKRSLEKPSFETRPSVSKDEVEVSAVEGVMELPAETSPRQSPGREEPRPDPNLHSSSGIWSVYMNRDYSSSLFPVREDEHEGFDPYRLRVRGTSITTQTAGTMPDQPVPPPPPCAYPPNRFRLSRNDSSLRLSSLSLDTADSSILEDGRRTPMLIDSNFNSPALPPCPTFVPYSANDVGRLNRSFSTKSSLQGSFAFPSGSVELEAYKMERDRTSPRRSLTARSPSHSMERICPPPRRSESLSSTAPRRDPRFASLGNTPVLYPSPNNIPAHWNGINYNTALLPHFSQIRRPSVHRHPPRDSTDSLFSNADNLISVPESPSRRSSNVVVHETPLSADGLPRLPPPSALKGGNGARKGHRRQNCVRISIHPPITFGGPVFSPMVEEPEEQDGAASRRSEVSELSATNMSSLPSVSTISIDKQDHHERSRPSSYRRASYRNSPPKRKHARTGSKDTGSIKTLPGIDTALATRAASLSRTPSPDKSPPAWSASNQAPSPSTRENPPNPGEPRVSAVKGPRSQPGKPAKNTQRSSMPLAENPTSPLPSTSSNSRPNSLNQNSLKSNSTLNRGNSNSTNNTSTANDQDAAEGLEVVSGPQPTRPLSPSCGVNKTPSNRSGNIVTIWEDTKLDTRLERTPTKNSSASAPGEAIELQGDVSFNQVERHTSTGNIKDTEDKDTDNDKLSRTASQKSTKPELMTPVKKTVGLGIGATAATPGSLYDGDGFLKE, from the coding sequence ATGGCGGTAGCAAATGCGCGGAATGGTCGATATGCTCGAGGTTTACAGAATTTCCCTGCGGAAACCGTGACTGAACTGTCTCCAGAAGAAGGGACTGTCCTGGGGCAGTATGGGCAGTTGCCATACGGGAGCCCGGCGGAATGGGCTCTGATGCATTCAAGAGAGAGGCTAGTCAAATCCACAGATCCAGAGACGTCGTCCATACTCAGCGAAAAGCCACGGTCGTTGCGCCAGTCCCTTTCGAGATCCAGGTCCAAGCGTTGGTCCAAAGGAGGCTTCCGAAGACCCCCACGACGGAGTTCTCTCGCACATGTAGGGGAAAATTTTGAAAAGCGATCGCTTGAAAAGCCTTCATTCGAAACTCGACCTTCTGTTTCGAAAGACGAGGTGGAGGTTTCAGCAGTCGAAGGCGTCATGGAGCTGCCAGCAGAGACGTCTCCTAGACAATCGCCAGGGCGAGAAGAGCCGCGCCCTGATCCGAACCTCCACTCATCGTCGGGAATATGGTCAGTGTACATGAACAGGGATTACTCGAGTAGTTTGTTTCCGGTGCGTGAGGATGAACACGAGGGATTCGACCCATATCGCCTCCGTGTACGAGGGACAAGCATCACCACACAAACAGCAGGGACCATGCCAGACCAACCGGtgccgcctccgcctccatgTGCCTATCCACCTAATCGTTTCCGTCTGTCAAGGAACGATTCGTCTCTGCGATTGTCATCTCTGAGTCTTGATACGGCAGACAGTTCTATCCTGGAAGATGGTAGGAGGACACCGATGTTGATTGACAGCAACTTCAACTCGCCAGCTTTGCCGCCATGCCCGACCTTTGTACCGTACAGTGCCAATGATGTTGGCCGTCTGAACAGGAGCTTCTCTACGAAGAGTTCGCTACAGGGGTCGTTTGCGTTCCCGTCAGGATCGGTGGAGTTGGAGGCCTATAAAATGGAACGGGATAGAACGTCCCCTCGTCGAAGTTTGACTGCTCGAAGTCCGAGTCATAGCATGGAACGAATTTGTCCGCCACCACGCAGGAGTGAATCTTTGTCTTCCACTGCACCAAGGCGGGACCCACGATTTGCATCGCTGGGAAACACGCCTGTGTTGTATCCAAGTCCCAACAATATTCCCGCTCATTGGAACGGCATCAACTACAACACTGCACTCCTGCCTCATTTCAGCCAAATAAGACGGCCTTCGGTACACCGTCACCCACCAAGGGATTCCACTGATTCTCTCTTTAGCAATGCGGACAACCTGATCAGTGTCCCGGAAAGTCCAAGTAGGCGATCGAGCAATGTCGTTGTGCACGAAACGCCGTTGTCCGCAGATGGTCTTCCGCGACTCCCTCCTCCGTCTGCACTGAAGGGTGGAAATGGCGCGCGCAAGGGCCATCGGCGTCAGAACTGTGTCCGGATTTCGATCCACCCTCCAATCACCTTTGGAGGCCCGGTTTTCTCCCCCATGGTTGAAGAGCCGGAGGAACAAGACGGAGCAGCGAGTCGCAGATCCGAAGTTTCTGAGTTATCAGCCACCAACATGTCCTCTTTGCCCAGTGTCTCGACAATATCCATAGATAAACAAGACCACCACGAACGAAGCCGCCCTTCTTCATACCGCCGTGCCTCTTACCGGAATTCACCTCCTAAACGGAAACATGCACGGACAGGTTCAAAGGACACCGGAAGCATCAAGACTTTACCTGGCATCGACACCGCGCTTGCTACTCGAGCAGCTAGTTTGTCTCGCACACCGTCTCCCGACAAGAGCCCTCCCGCATGGTCAGCGTCTAACCAAGCCCCATCACCTTCGACACGTGAGAACCCACCGAACCCTGGTGAACCACGCGTCTCGGCAGTAAAGGGCCCGCGCAGTCAACCGGGGAAACCAGCAAAGAATACCCAGCGTTCCTCAATGCCTTTGGCAGAGAACCCGACATCCCCACTGCCGTCGACGTCCTCGAATTCCAGACCAAACAGCTTGAACCAAAACTCCCTGAAGTCAAACTCGACTTTGAACCGAGGCAATAGCAACTCTACAAACAACACATCGACAGCCAATGACCAAGACGCAGCAGAGGGACTGGAAGTCGTCAGCGGACCCCAACCGACAAGGCCGCTCTCCCCATCTTGCGGAGTGAACAAAACCCCTAGCAACCGAAGCGGCAACATCGTGACCATCTGGGAGGATACCAAGCTCGACACCCGACTCGAACGAACACCAACCAAGAATTCCTCTGCCTCAGCTCCAGGTGAAGCCATCGAACTACAAGGCGACGTTTCCTTCAACCAAGTCGAGCGACACACGAGTACTGGAAATATTAAGGACACAGAGGACAAGGATACCGATAATGATAAGCTTTCTCGCACAGCCAGCCAAAAGTCGACCAAACCGGAACTCATGACGCCGGTCAAGAAGACGGTTGGGTTGGGCATTGGGGCGACGGCAGCGACTCCGGGGAGTTTGtatgatggtgatggattTTTGAAGGAGTAG
- a CDS encoding putative carbonyl reductase (COG:Q;~EggNog:ENOG410PJRP;~InterPro:IPR036291,IPR002347,IPR020904;~PFAM:PF08659,PF13561;~go_function: GO:0016491 - oxidoreductase activity [Evidence IEA];~go_process: GO:0055114 - oxidation-reduction process [Evidence IEA]) yields MSNNPVNEVGHFVHQNTTAPPHPSLLGMFSLKGKTAIVTGAGAGIGLAVAHGLAEAGANVAFWYSSNSKAPERAAEVAQKYGVQSMYSQLPLLFARSTNSNTTTAKAYQCDITNAEAVQKTVDQTVRDFNGRLDVFIANAGVPWTEGPMVDGPLSHYTKVVGIDLDGTFYCAKAAAAHWKRQKEQGTDLNGKPLTNFTYGSFVATASMSGHIVNFPQMQAAYNAAKSGVIHLCKSLAVEWVKYARANSVSPGYIATEISNFVPQSVKNIWRDKIPMGREGQPEELKGAYLYLASDASTYTTGADLVVDGGYCAP; encoded by the exons ATGTCGAACAACCCCGTCAACGAAGTCGGACACTTTGTCCACCAGAACACCACCGCTCCCCCTCACCCCAGCTTGTTGGGAATGTTCTCCCTGAAGGGCAAGACTGCCATTGTcactggtgctggtgccGGTATTGGTCTCGCCGTGGCACATGGTCTGGCTGAGGCCGGTGCCAACGTTGCCTTCTGgtacagcagcaacagcaaggCCCCAGAGCGCGCTGCTGAGGTCGCTCAGAAGTACGGTGTTCAGAGTATGTATTCCCAGTTACCTCTTTTGTTTGCGCGCAGCACTAACAGCAACACAACAACAGCCAAGGCATACCAGTGTGACATCACCAATGCCGAAGCCGTCCAGAAGACCGTCGACCAAACCGTCCGCGATTTTAACGGCCGTCTAGATGTTTTCATTGCCAACGCTGGTGTCCCATGGACTGAGGGCCCCATGGTGGACGGTCCTCTTTCCCACTATACCAAGGTAGTTGGCATTGACCTGGACGGTACCTTCTACTGCGccaaggctgctgctgcccaCTGGAAGCGCCAAAAGGAGCAGGGCACCGACCTCAATGGAAAGCCCCTCACCAATTTCACCTACGGCAGCTTCGTGGCTACTGCCTCAATGAGTGGTCACATTGTCAACTTCCCTCAAATGCAGGCCGCTTACAACGCCGCCAAGTCTGGTGTCATCCACCTCT GCAAATCTCTCGCCGTCGAATGGGTCAAGTACGCCCGTGCCAATTCCGTCTCCCCCGGATACATTGCTACTGAGATCTCCAACTTCGTCCCGCAGTCGGTCAAGAACATCTGGAGGGACAAGATCCCCATGGGTCGTGAGGGTCAGCCCGAGGAGCTCAAGGGCGCCTACCTATACCTGGCCTCGGATGCCTCGACCTACACCACCGGTGCCGACCTAGTTGTCGACGGTGGATACTGCGCTCCTTGA